CTGGCGGCGCGACCAGCCTGCTGGACATGCCCCTTAATTCCAGTCCGCCTGTTCTGAACCGCGCCGCCTTTGAGGCCAAGCGGGCGGCAGGACAGGCCCGCTCGCGCCTGGATTTTGGGCTGTGGGGCGGCCTGACCCCGCTGAATCTGGACGATCTGGACGAGTTGGCGGCCTGCGGCGTGGTCGGGTTCAAGGCGTTTATGAGTCACAGCGGCCTGGACGAGTTCCCGGCGGCCGACGACGCCACCCTGTACGCCGGCATGCAGGCTGCGCGCCGGCTGGGCCGCGTGGTGGCCACCCACGCCGAGAGCGACGCCTTTACCCGTTCGCTGACCCAGGCCGCGCGGCAGGCCGGCGGGCAGGGGGTGCGCGACTACCTCGCCTCTCGCCCCCCCATCACGGAGGCCGAGGCCGTGTCGCGCGCGCTGCTGTACGCCGAGGACACGGGGGCGGCGCTGCACCTCGTTCACCTGTCGACCGCGCGGGCCGTGGTGCTGGCCGCGGAGGCGCGCGCGCGCGGCGTGGACGTGACCGCCGAGACCTGCCCCCACTACCTGCACTTCACGGCCGAGGACGCCGAGCGCGCCGGGCCGCTACTCAAGTGTGCCCCACCCCTGCGTGACGCGGCCACCCGCGAAGCGCTGTGGACCGCACTCAAAGCCGGGCAGATAGACACGGTGGGCTCAGACCACTCGCCCGCCCCATCCGAACTGAAGACCGGGGATGATTTTTTTGCGCTGTGGGGAGGCATCAGCGGCGCGCAGTCCACGCTGAATGTGCTGCTGAACGGTCACTGGACGCGCGGCGTGCCGCTGGAACTGATTGCGGCAGTGACGGCCCTGAATCCGGCGCGGCGTTTTGGCCTGCGGGGCAAGGGCGCGCTGACCGTGGGCGCCGACGCCGATTTTGCCCTGGTGCAGCTGGACGAAGACTTCTCTCTGACCGAACTGCACGACCGCCATCAGGCCAACCCATACCGGGGAGAGGCCTTCCGGGGGCGCGTTCACGCCACCTATCTGCGTGGGCAGCCGGTGTACCGCTGGACGGCGAGCGGCGCGCACTTTGACGGTGAGGTGCGCGGGCGCCTGCTCACCCCCACTGGAGACGTATGAGAAGGATTCCATCTGTTTCGTTTACAAATCGGGAGAGAACCGATTGGCCAACTCCACGCCCGGAACCCGCTTTGCTCCTTCCTCCCTCTGGTCGGATTTCATCGTTTTTGCAAACGGTTCAATCAGAGTCGGTATGACACGACATCTATCTGGTGCGTGCAGCGCCCAGACATTTAGGGGGCAATCCGCCTCACGCCCAACAGTTGTTGCCCTCTGGCGTCACGGCTGCTCTGAACTGATTCTCGTGGAGACCATATGAAGCACCTGGGCGTCACCCGTTCCGCTTTGCAGCCCTCTCACGCGGTCCTGACCCCCGAGACCTTTGTGCGCACCGCCCTGGCTGAGTGGCCCGGCAGCGCGGTGGTGCTGCACATCGCGCCGGTCATAGGCCTGGGGGCACGCTTCGTGCAGTTCACGGCCGAGATGCCAGCCGGGGCGACCGCACAGGCATCGGCACACGGCCATCAGCGCTTTGCCTTTGTCCTGAGTGGGACGGTGGACGCGACAGTGGACGGCGAAACCCGGACCCTGCACGAAGCTGACTATCTGTTTGTACCGGCGGGCACCCCTCATACCCTGACAGCCCTGGAGGCGGCCCGCGTGGCCGTCTATGAAAAACCGTATGAGACGGCGGCCAGTCCCCCTGGGCCTGGGGTCTGCTGGGGCAACGAGCGCGATACTCCCGGCACGCCCTTTGAAGGCGACGAGCGCCTGCTGGCCCGCAAACTGCTGCCGGACGACCCGCGCTTTGACTTCATGGTCAGCACCATGAGCTTTGCGCCCGGCGCCACGCTGCCTTACACCGAGATTCATTACATGGAACACGGCCTGCTGATGCTGGCTGGTGAAGGCCTGTATAAGTTGCAAGACACCTACTACCCCGTGGTCACGGGTGACGTGATCTGGATGGGCGCCCACTGCCCGCAGTGGTACGGGGCGCTGGGCCGCGACTGGACCAAATACCTGCTGTACAAGGACATGAACCGCCATCCACTGAGCCCAGTGCCGAGATAGAGCGGCCAGCGATTCTGGTGCTTACGAGACGCCGCGCCCGAGTGCCGCCAGAGAACGCCAGGACGACACTGTGGCTGCAGCCAGGCAGGGCAACTCTCGACCAAGCCCCCGAATCCAGACGCCGACTCAGCGGCCTATGCTGGCGTGCAGGACAAACAGGATGGCCACCACAGAACGACCACGCTGCTGAGCGCCCCTGTGCGTTGCCATCAAGGAACGCTTGCAGGCCGGCTGTAACATCACCCGTTTTGGACCCAGTCGAGAGGACAGCCCCTCTCTGCACGCTGGTTCCCACGCCACCACCTGCCAAACCGTGTAGACTCGCCGCAGTCACCAGGGGTGCCGTTCTCATCAGAACGGCTGAGAGGGCCGCAGCGGCCTAACCCTAGGAACCTGATCTGGTTCACACCAGCGGAGGGAGCGTGACGGGTGCCAGGCCGCAGTTGTGGTTTTGCCCCCCTCCGAACGCGTGAGGGGGGCGTTGTCGTTTTGTAGACCCAAAGCACTTCATGTTACCCGCGTCAGCGGGTTAACGCAGGCGGCTTGATGCCAGCCTCATCCCTAACCGTTCGCCCACAGGCGCCCGGCGGCGCTTTCTTATTGCCGCCTTCCCCGGAGTACTCAATGACAACCACCCTGCGGCCCGACCTCACCCCACCTCCCCTGGCCCTGGACCCCGACCTGACCACGCCCTTTCCCAGCAGCGAAAAGGTATATCTGCGCGGTCATCTGCACCCCGACGTGCGCGTGCCAGCGCGGCGGATTCATC
Above is a window of Deinococcus betulae DNA encoding:
- a CDS encoding allantoinase gives rise to the protein MTLDLLLRGGTLVTPAGPLRADLGVEGGQIVTLALEIYAPAHQEINAAGLHIFPGVVDAHVHLNEPGRTHWEGFDTGTRALAAGGATSLLDMPLNSSPPVLNRAAFEAKRAAGQARSRLDFGLWGGLTPLNLDDLDELAACGVVGFKAFMSHSGLDEFPAADDATLYAGMQAARRLGRVVATHAESDAFTRSLTQAARQAGGQGVRDYLASRPPITEAEAVSRALLYAEDTGAALHLVHLSTARAVVLAAEARARGVDVTAETCPHYLHFTAEDAERAGPLLKCAPPLRDAATREALWTALKAGQIDTVGSDHSPAPSELKTGDDFFALWGGISGAQSTLNVLLNGHWTRGVPLELIAAVTALNPARRFGLRGKGALTVGADADFALVQLDEDFSLTELHDRHQANPYRGEAFRGRVHATYLRGQPVYRWTASGAHFDGEVRGRLLTPTGDV
- the allE gene encoding (S)-ureidoglycine aminohydrolase, yielding MKHLGVTRSALQPSHAVLTPETFVRTALAEWPGSAVVLHIAPVIGLGARFVQFTAEMPAGATAQASAHGHQRFAFVLSGTVDATVDGETRTLHEADYLFVPAGTPHTLTALEAARVAVYEKPYETAASPPGPGVCWGNERDTPGTPFEGDERLLARKLLPDDPRFDFMVSTMSFAPGATLPYTEIHYMEHGLLMLAGEGLYKLQDTYYPVVTGDVIWMGAHCPQWYGALGRDWTKYLLYKDMNRHPLSPVPR